A window of Trachemys scripta elegans isolate TJP31775 chromosome 9, CAS_Tse_1.0, whole genome shotgun sequence genomic DNA:
ttggtgcctcagtttccccaccactaAAGCAAGGGTTGTGCTCTGCTGAACCGAGTATTAAATCTTGTCTTTTGGGAAGGGATTTTCCACCTCCCTCTGGTGCCTTTGACAATTGCAGCCTTGATGTTTGGATAGATTGTGATAGTGCGAAAAGTATTAACCAGCAGCTCTTGGTTTACCTTAGTTTATGATGACAACGTTCAAGAAGAAAAGAACATTGAGTGCCCAGCAGGCCAATACTTTGTTCAAGATGGTGCAGAAAGCGAAGAGAAGAAAGCCTGCCAGTTCAAGCGATCACAACTGCAGAACTGTTCTGGGATTGAGGATCCCACGTTTGGCTACTCTACAGGCCAGCCATGCATCTTGCTGAAGATGAACCGGGTACTGAAAAAGCCAGTCATTTTAATTCCCTCCTTGGGCAGTACTATAAATTAATTATTACGCTGGGTTTGAAACTAGGTTAATTCTCTGAGCCAGTAAAATCAGCTCCCCATATCAGGTGGAAAACAGCAGCACCATTCCCAGGCGGAGACAATCCATCAAAGAACATTTGCAAAGCCCCCTGTAACTTGATTTGGTCAAGAAATAGGCAACaggaaatgaattctttgctggGATTTCTTTCCTGCTATTAAGTTATTTTCTGAGGTCATGCCACATATGCTGCTCTCTTCATAATTGTGCATTTTTAAAGAACAATGCATAATCTGAAATCTTCaaatatcatagaatcaaaggGTTTGTTGCTGGCAAAATAAATGTAGAGATAATTCCTCAGCTGCTTGGAAAAGCTCTTGAAGAACTAGGGGTTGACCTTTTGATTGTGATCAGTGTAGTAATTTTCAAAACGTATGCTTCTATTTGTCTATCAAGCAGGGGTCAAGCAGCCATTTGAGGAAACAGCAAAAATTGGTTGCCTAGTAGACCtggctctttttttaaaagggtgatCATCATACTGGAAAACTTTCAGAAATGTTTAAAGTGATGTCTTTTGGGGGTGGGAGCCCTACATGCAGATTTCATTGTATAGCCTCAACTTGAAGGGGCAGAGAGTCTATTGGCCTTCTCCATTCCTGAGTTCTGGGGACTCACAAGTGGGCATGTGCACCCCCTTTGAAGTGAAAGACATAATTTGCTGATGGCAGAAAATGCCTCCAAGGTAACTTGCATTCATATGCAATATGATCAGATAAATAAGCTTAAGATGGAGAGAGCGAAACCTCTGGAGTGGGCAGGTGATATTGGATGGGTATCACAGGCCAGGCTTCGCATCTCATAGAAGCATGAATGGCTTTTCTTTTCGTAGATCATAGGCTATCGACCTGGCTATGGGACACCTGTGAGCGTGAACTGTGCCGTTCAGGTAATTCTTTCACGTGTCTCCAGTGTTATTTGCAGAAAGGgccttacccccctccccccagtccctgTTGGTGATGAAttgcaatggagttacacctgggATGACTTTGGCCCAAAATGTTTCACCAGCCCTGGCGTTGAGAACATTGTAGGGCCCACTGACTGAGTGAGGGCTGCAGGTTTGTAAAGCTCTGTGAAGGTGGACAGTGCTAAGAATTATCCTGCGCCTCTccctttggggcctgatcctgtgtgaGCTGCCAAACACCTCTTGGGGAATGCTGAGCCTTTCCAGCGTCCAGCGACGCCAGTAGCAGAGGGTGCTTGGCTCCGCTCCTCCTAGGAGCAGGTCCGTAGTCAGAGAGGGACTGAGACTGCCCCTGCTCTGTCCATGCCCCAGCACCCAGGGCCTGGGCAAGACTATCACTGGCTTCAGAGGGAGTTAGACCAGGCCCTTAGCTAGTAATGAGGAGGCAGTGAAGCATGGAGACTGATTTATAGGAGGCAAACATGACCTTTGTCTCGTTGATTATGGCGCACTTGTTCTCTGAcgtattccagcagcagctggttctATTAGTAAACGTGTTCTGTATAAAGAGGTGACAAAATACCTAGTCCCTTTGTGCTGGAGCTCTCCTGAGGTACCCGCCACAACCCCATTGTGTTGTTGATCTGAGGGGAGCTGTACTGTATTGCCTGACTACACACCTGCCTATTTTTAATCACAGAAAGGCAATGAAAGTGCTCTTAAATCAGTGGACTTCTATCCAGGCAACGGAACATTTGATCTCATGTACTATCCCTACTATGGCAAACTCACTCACGTAAGTAGAAACTCGGTGGCTAATGCTCTATTGGCTTCCCTTTAATCCCTCCTCGGAGAAAGAGAGGGACGGGGTAGTTGTTTGCAAAGCGCGCCTGTTTGGAAAGCACAACCCAGCAAGGAGGCACTGTGAACTAGTAGTCAGTGGGGGCTGGCAGTTAGGACTCCTGTGTTGTATTTCTGGCTCGGACACTGACTCGCTGTGTGAGCGccttgtgtgcctcagtttccccatctgtaaaatgggcatgataATATTTATCAGGGGCTCAGTCATGTTCAGTGTGCTGACAGCAGTAGTGCCATAGactgacattttccaaagtggccactgatttgggGTGGCTTGGCTTTAGGACGCCCAACGTGGAATGTGTAGGGCCTGTTTCTTAGTGGGAACCAACATGCTCAAGTTGGGCAGACAAACATTGAGCTACCCCAAATCAGTGACCACTATTGAAAAGGTCGACCCTAGTTTGTAATGGGCCTGTTTACATCTGGAGGactgtgtcccgttctgggcaccacatttcaggaaagatgtgaacaaattggagaaagtccagagcaattaaaatgattaaaggtctagaaaacatgacctatgaggaaagattgaaaaaactgggtttgtttagtctggataagagaagactgagaggggacatgataattttCAAATACGTAAGAGGTGGTTACAAGGAGGGGGgtgaaaaaaatgttctccttaacctctgaggataggaaaagaagcaatgggcttaaattgcagcaagggaggtttaggttggacattaggaaaaacttcctgtcaggtaagcactggaacaaattgccaagagaggttgtggaatctctgtcattggaggtttttaagaataggttagacaaagcCCTGATAGAAATGggctagttattacttagtcctgccttgagtgcaggggactgtactagatgacctagtgaggtcccttctagtcctacacgtctatgattctattttcaGGATTGGGCACAGGGTGGTTTAGGTGAGCAGAACACATTCAAAATAAGAGTTCAGACTGAGATGTGGGGGCAATAAAATTCCCATTGTCAAAACAGATGTAATGTATGTGAGGGCAAATAACAGCTCCCTTGTGAAACGTGAGCTGAATGCCCCGACCCTTGGTTTCTCAGGAGCACGTACATTGGGCACACCGATCGCAAGGAGCAGGactatttttctttattattattgtagacAAAGGAGCAACAGTTTAAAGCGGCAGAGAGTATTTTATAATCTCGTTAGCCTCCCCTACTTATCACGGCTTCTGGCTTCAATAGTAACAAATCAACGCGCAAGGAACATATTAGAGAACTCAAATGTGTCCCCATCATTTTCAAACagactgggtcagatcctcagtctGGTGCAAATCAGCTTAGCTTCCCTGGTCCTTGTGGAGTCCACAGGGCTAAGCCAATTGACACCACCGCAGGACCAGGCCCGTTTTTCTGAACACTATTCCACGGGCTGTGGCACAGagtatttgatgtttttcctACCCTCTCAACTGTTGTGCTTATCCAGGGTCTCTCTTTTTCAGGTCAACTACACCTCCCCCCTGGTGGCTCTGCACTTCACAGATGTGAAGAAGAATGATTTTGTCCCCATTCAGTGCAGGCTGAATGGGGAAGGAATTGTGAATAATATGACTAATGATCGTTTCCTGGGCCGAATCACCTTTACACTCAACATCAGAATGTAGCCCACGCAAACGTTCACCAAGCACTTTTTTTAACTCTTTGTGGCAATCGGGTGCTTTTTCCACTCCACCTTTTAAACATAACGTCAGAATAGAGCACCGCTTCTGTTAGGGAAACAGACCCATGGTTTCCGATGCAACTGAGACATGTCTTTATtggattttttatatatatagctaGAAACAACTGCCATGTAATATAGACTCAGgagctacatttttaaaatgtaaatgcctAACCAATCTTATTGGCAGTATAGATCCAGTCTTGTAACTACAGGTAGAGGGCCCTGGTCAAACatttcaatattgattttaaatacTTACAGGACATTTTAATACTATTTTCATAGGGTCACTTCAAAAGGAACATTCCTGACcttgtgttttactttttatcatatttttaagtacatttcCCAGGTAGAAACTACATGACTCAGTAGTGTAGGGCACTCCCACAATCTTTTGGGTTACATGTGtaaaaccaataaaaataaagtaaaatggcCCATCTCAGAATCCCTTGAGCCCAGGAGCCCTGACACTGTGGCTGGGGACATCAGCCCAACTCAGCACAGCAGTATTTGCAGTGGTAGCTTCAAACATGTCTTGATACATGTAAGATACTGGCTGCAATTGGAAAGAGGAAGCCATCATAAGGAATAATGGTCATTTATGAATCTTTAGGACTGTTCCCTCCACCTTTGAGCTGGGAGGATAAacacattcctccctcccccctttaatacactccttcccctctctctgcacgGCTCTTTGAGTCCACCAGACTGAAAGGAGCTTCTCTCTCCTAGACCCCCAGCATGTCACACTGGCAGGAAGAGATTGCTAGGAAACAAGGGTCTCCTTCCACCCAAAGCTGGGAACTGAAGCTCTTTGTATGGCCATGTAGAGTGCAGCTCACTGCCCCCAAACTTTTCAAATCCTTCATCCCTCAGTGCCCAAAAGATCACAGTGATAATGTCCTTAAAAGCCAGAGAGTTGTGGGAGAACATGTAGCCATTTCTCTTTATGGGTGAAATTAACAGTGTGATCTCATTCTTAATGTACTGTGTGGGATTTTTGTCCCTTCTGGTGACTGGCCAGTTGGTTAACCAGGCACTATCACTTCAGCATTCAGAATTCTCACAATAATTCGTTTCACCCACAGCTGTTTAGATCAACCTCACGGaagttgaaattgaaatgtttcttttgttgtGCTTGCAGCCCCCGATTTATCATTGCAAGAGTGCTGGGCTAGGCAGTTTGTTTATATGGGGTTGCTTGGGAGTACAAGACTGTCAATGTTGCTTTGTTACTTTAGGATTGATCAAGAACGCTGGGCTACGACCTTTGGTTTGTTAGTGCAGGGCTTATCATGAATGCTGCGCCCCACTactggtatttttaaaagaaagttctgCCCTATACAGTTACTgtaacaatgggggggggggggattccaaTTCATTCACTGATTTCTGTTTGCAAGATAAAAGAGAAATGGGTATTTTTGTCTGACACTCCTGCAAATTCACATTGAACTCTGACCCTTCAGCTGAGTTTTCCATTTTGCACATCTGTGTAACCCTATTGTCTTCAGATCATGCTCATAatgacacctgtgcaaccctgTTAACCTTAAGTGGGCTAACAGCCTTCCTGCCTTAGTTCTCACCCTGTTTTACTAATTGGGGCTCTCTCTTCTGGTAAATCTGTGGCATACACGACAGAGGAATTTACCATTGGGATTCTCTCCCCCTCAGTATTCCTAGGATATGTACTGATGTATTACAGAGTGACTTACAGAGCTGGCTCCTCTCCCACTTCCGTTTCAGCATGATGAGAAAGAGAGATTTTGGCTCAGGTAATATCGGACTGCACAGGCAGCAATGCCCAGTGTTTCCCTCTCTGCCTGGGATGCTCTAGAAACGGAGTCCAAGTTTGGTGGCGCTCTTGCAGAAGCTGGCTACATGCTTAGCTCAGAGTTTCCAAGTTTGAGAAACGTGGTCACTTTGAGACAGAGAGTCTTAAAAGAACCTTTGGGACATTACACCCGGCCCAGAGGATCCCATCACTTACCCCCCCGCTGTCCTCCCAGGAAGATTTCACATGGATTTGAAGCCTTCACTGCAGGTGAAGAGGGCTGAATGGGCTCTTCCTGGGCTGCACAAGTGCTGTTCCTGGAGACTAGCTGGGAATCGTTTTGCAAGCCAGCACAACGGCTCCTACAGGCTACATGGAAGTCATTGGGTTCCTAGATTGGCCAGAAGAATCACTGTAATATGGGGTTAAGTACTTCCTCTTCTCCATCTCCTGCGCAGAAGCTTAAAGACTGGATGTCTGGGCTTCTTACTTGGCTACTACCAGGTTGTGTATGCTCTATGCATGTGAGGAAATATTTCTTTGCTCATTCCGATCACCTTCTCACACCAGCAATTGGAGCTTGATTATTGCCAGCAGCTGTTGCTGTGACAATTTACCCATCCCTCCTTTTGCAACCATTAGTCTTAATTTAATATACTTTATAGCCATCCACCTGTCAGTGTGGTTGGAGTACCCACCCTGGGAACAGGGCACGGCCTTCACTACAGCcacctgtacagcacaggccaccCTTGTTACAGCAATACAACATATTATTGAGTGAGTTTGCACTGTCTCCATTTCACTGGCCCCCATTtaggaatgatttaaaaaaaaaaaaaaagtgtgtccaGTCTATGGTATGTGTGATGAATGGAATCACTCAGCCCATTTTCTTAGGGCCAGACTTTACAGGCTTGAGGCGGTACCTGGAGCAGACTTGTTGGGGGGcttatttttttatccttttaCTTTCCTGGTTCTttttgcatgaacagagagcaacaatacctgaaGTTTGACgatgcaaacaatttgatgtttattggggtgaacttttaGCAAGCATGGAGTTTAGTTTTTTTTCTTAGTGTTTCCCTTTTCAGCTTTGATACCATAGAGCCTTGCCTGGGTCCGTTTTTATATcctgggtttgtttttatttcctgtttctattcccccccccccccccgcccccagcgaaACATGAtttcaatttccccacccccatttcctgTTCCTattctctgccccacccctcccctaaatcttccctttctctggaggtgataggaatatcagaACAGGATTGTATTtttaacagcccaatagcaccttatttcaatgtgactagttggGAATGTAAGAATGTGACCATACAcgtcccagtttatggctggcctctATTACTTAGCCAAAggcttagcctaagaacagggcctcaaaCTGTCACAGTAAAAAAAGGCCCTTACACAAACAGAcagtaattttatttctctcttttatacctttataactagctaagtaataaaaatacacctaGATTCTTAAAGTAGAGGCCTTTGCAAACAGGActaaatatctatatcctaaacAAGGCTAGTTGACTCCAGTTACTGAGTTTTGAGCTTTATAACTGGGCTCtcacccctatttttttttttttttttaaacacaataaatCTCTtgagggcagggagtgggattTAATCATAATGGGACAAAATCACCCCAGGTGTAATTTCATTAGTTTTCCAGGCAGAAGACAGACCATCGGGTGATACTAACTTTGACCAAAGTTTTCAAACCTGGGGGTTTAAACACTTAAATCCACATTCAGACATCTAAATATGCGCACCCACAACTCCGAAGACATCAACtggagttatgggtgctcagcacctttaaaaGTCAAGGAACTTACATGTCTAAATATTTATCCATATAGATACCTAGCTTTAGTACTTACATGTGAAAATGGTGGCCTCTCTGCCATCCTCTAAATATGCAGAATTACTTCAATCACTTACATTTAGTGAGGCATCTGTCAATAACACCCACATCAATTTAGGGTAGTTGACAGGTCAGGACAAGACTTTTCAAGGCAAGAATATTAGAAACTTCCCCCAGTATT
This region includes:
- the ATP1B4 gene encoding protein ATP1B4, whose amino-acid sequence is MKATSGGAEGQREIYHQKPENKDEEKAQHSEDEQEKHKEKMGKKTLADVIQEMKTFLWNSEKKECMGRTAQSWGLILFFYLILYMFLAGMFSFCMYGLLLTLSPYTPTYRDRVSPPGVMIRPYLHGFTIAFNISEPSTWTPYVNSMHHFLQVYDDNVQEEKNIECPAGQYFVQDGAESEEKKACQFKRSQLQNCSGIEDPTFGYSTGQPCILLKMNRIIGYRPGYGTPVSVNCAVQKGNESALKSVDFYPGNGTFDLMYYPYYGKLTHVNYTSPLVALHFTDVKKNDFVPIQCRLNGEGIVNNMTNDRFLGRITFTLNIRM